A window of Natronococcus sp. CG52 genomic DNA:
GGACCGCTGAGCCAGTAGCTACTCTCACGTGCAACGGACCCGAACGATGCGGGGGTACGAACTTCCGCACACTTTCGCTTCGTTCTACGGTTGCACACCAACCCAAACCCGAGCTCGCCTACGCCCTGCCAGTGACTAAACTGAAGTAACGTCCCTCTCATTGTAGCGAATGTTCGATGGACACGACGCTTCTCATTGGTCCTCGACATCAACGCTTGGAAACGCGGGCCTTCCAGACGGCCGATCGGATCGCCGAGGATTCCATCGGAAGCGTTCTCTACCTGACGCGTAACGACGGTCGGCGCAGCCACGTTGCAAACGCGTAGGCTGAATCGAACGAGCCACTTCGATTCCGCGCCGAGACGCTCGATGCCGTTGTTCGAGAGTGGTACGAGAAGCTTGCTGGCCCGGTAGAATCACTCCCTGGAACAGTGAATCGGCGACTCGCAGAATACGCTCTCGATGAGACGACAGAAAACAACGAGAACGCGCGTGCCCTCCTGCGGCACGATTCCGGTCGTGGCGTCCGCGCGTCGCTCCGGTTTACCGCCGCCGTCGTCGAAGAGTCCGTCGAGTGGAGTGCTGAACGGATCAGTGAGATCGAAGCCGAACTCCGGTCGATGCTCACAGCACTCGAGTGATCATCGATCGAATCGAGATCGGAGAGGGCGGGCTCAGCTGAACTCGAGGGCGTTGCGAATCCCCGTTTCGATGCGGTCCGCGTCGGGCACGTAGGCGTCCTCGCGGGCGAACAGCGGAACGGGCACGTCGTAGCCGGTCACCCGCTCGACGGGGGCCTCGAGGTAGAGGAACGCTTCCTCGTTGACTCGAGACGTGATCTCGCCGGCCATGCCGCCGGTTTGGGGCGCCTCGTGGACGACGACGCACCGACCCGTCTTCTTCACCGAGTCGGTGATCGTCTCCGTATCTAGCGGGTAGAGCGTTCGCGGATCGACCACCTCGACGCTCGCGTCGATCTCCTCGACGGCGTCGAGCGTCTCGCGGAGCATCGACCCCCAGGCGATCACCGTGACGTCGTCGCCGGCTTCGGCCACGCGCGCCTCGCCGAGCGGGATCTCGTGGTCGTCGGGAACCTCCTCGCGGAACGAGCGGTACAGCCGCGTCGGCTCCATGAAGACGACCGGATCCGGGCTGCGGATGGCCGACGTGAGCAGCCCCTTCGTCTCGGCCGGCGAGGAGGGGAAGACGACCTGCAGGCCGGGAATGTGCGCGAACCCGGCCTCGAAGCTCTCGGAGTGAAGCTCCAGGGCGTGGATGCCGCCGCCGTACGGCATTCGGATCGTCATGGGACAGCTGATCGTTCCTCGAGTGCGACTCCGGATCCGCGCGACGTGCTGGGCGAGCTGGTGGAACCCCTGGTAGAGGAAGCTCTGGAACTGGATCTCCGGGACGGGTCGCATTCCGGTGGCCGCGAGTCCGACGCCGACGCCGACGATGCCCGCTTCCGCGACGGGCGCGTCGAACACTCGGTCCGGATAGTCGTCGGCCAGCCCCTCGGTCGCCCGGAACACCCCGCCGGCGCGGGCGACGTCCTCTCCGTAGACGACGACGCCGTCGTCGCGCTCGAGTTCCTCGCGGAGCGTCTCCCGAACGGCCTCGATCATTCGGAGGCGTTCACCCATCGACCTCACCTCCGAAGGCCTCGTACTGGCGCTCGAGTTCGGGCGGCATCTCCGCGTACACGTGCCGGAACATGTCCGCCGGATCGATCTCCTCGCGGCCCTCCTTCGCCAGGTCGATCGCCTCGGCGATCTCGGATTCGACTCGATCATCGATAGTCGCCTTCGTCTCCTCGTCGAGGAGTCCCCGATTCTCGAGGTACACCTGGAAGCGGACGATCGGATCGCGGGCCTCCCACTCCGTTTCTTCCTCGGACTCGCGGTAGACGGAGGGGTCGTCGGAGGTCGTGTGCATCGAGCGCCGGTAGGTGAGCGCCTCGACCATCACCGGGTTCCCGTTCCGAGCGCTCTCGATGGCGTCTTGGACGACCCGGTAGACGCCCAGTACGTCGTTGCCGTCAACCTGAATCCCCTCGATACCCGCTGCGATTGCCTTCTGGGCGAGGGTCTCGGCGTCGGTCTGTTTCTCGAGTCGCGTGGAGATGGCGTACCGGTTGTTCTGACAGACGAACACCGTCTGGGCGTCGTAGACGCCGGCGATGTTGAGCGCCTCGTATACGTCCCCCTCGCTAGTCGCACCGTCGCCGAAGTAGGTGACCGCGACGTTCGATCGGCCCTGCAGCGCTTCACCCCAGCCGACGCCGACGGCGTGCAACGGCTGGCTCCCGACGGGAATCGCCGGCGGCAGCGCCCCCTCGCCGCCCGGAATCTCGGCCCCCTCCTCCATTCCCAACGCGTACTGGAGAATCCTGTGGGGCGGCGTCCCGCGGGTCAGGAGCGCGGGCTGTTCGCGGAACGAGGGGACGATCCAGTCGTCCTCGGCCATGGCGAACGCGCTTCCGATCTGTGCCGCCTCCTGACCGATCGCGGGTGCGTACGTCCCGAGTTCACCGCGACGCTGCAGCGAAACGGCGCGTTCGTCGAGTCGGCGCGACCGCTTCATCTGCTCGTACAGTTCCAGTAACTGCTCGTCGCTCAGCGAGGGGACCAACTCCTCGTCGACCGACTCGTCCTCGGATAGTACCTGTACCGATCTGATAGTGAACTGAGCGCGCTCCTCTTCGGGCATACCGTTGGTACTTGTCGAGGAGGCTTAATGCGTCGCCCAGTATGCGACGGTGATACACGCCACCGCTGTGAACGCGACTGTTCCGGCGACCTCCCGCCGATCGAGCAGCCCGGACACCGTGACTGATACGTTCGGTGCAGCCGGTACGTCGAGACAGAGAACTTTTCAGGGTTTGTGACAGCCACACACTATGGACGACGAAACGGTCGGGATCGCGCTCGTGCTGACCTCCGCGATCGGGTTCGGCACGCTCGGTATCTTCGGCATTCTCGCCGCCGAGGAGGGACTCTCGATCCCGACGGTTCTCGCGCTGCGATTCAGCCTCGCGACGGTCGTCGTCTGGACGTTCCTCTGGCTGCGAGGACGGTTTCGCGTTCTCCTCGGCCGGCCGCTCGCGATCGCACTCGCGCTCGGCGGGATCGGCTACGCCACGCAGAGCGGCCTCTACTTCCTGGGACTCGAGTTCATGACCGCCGGAATGGTTGCGATCGTCCTCTACACCTATCCGGCGTTCGTCGTCTGCATCGTCGCGATCACGAACCCGGACCGGGTGACGACGGTCGTGTTGCTCGCGCTCGGCCTGTCGATCGGCGGCGTCGCGCTCATCACCGGCGCGGATCCGGCGGGTGTCGACCCTCGAGGCGTTGCGATCGTTCTCGGTGCGGCACTCGCCTACTCGCTGTACATCGTCGTGAGCCAGCGGGCGCTCACGACGGTCGACGCCGAGATACTGACGGCGTTCGTGCTGCCCGCTGCGGCCGTGACCTTCGTCGGGTTCGGCGCCGGAACGAACGCGCTCGCGATGCCCGGCAGTGCAACCGCCTGGGGGGTCGCGCTCGCCATCGCGATTTTCGCGACGGTGGTCCCGGTGCTCACCTTTTTCGCCGGCATCGCGAAGATCGGGGCGAGTCGAGCGAGCATCATCAGCACCGCCGAACCCGGTGTCACGGTCGCACTGGGCGCGCTCGTACTCGGAGAGCCGGTTACGATCGTGACGATCGTCGGCGGCACCCTCGTCGTCACTGGTGTTATCCTCATTCAGCGTGAAGACGCCTGACGGGCGCTTTCTGACGCTCGTCTACGAGGAGTCGACGTAGCAACTCTCCCATTCCCGATCGATCACTTCGTCGTCCCAGGCGACCTGGACGCACTCCTCGATATGCTTTCGCACGGATTCTCACCACGCGGATGGTTCCCTCGTCTTACTCTTCTTCATCAGCACTGTCGTCGCTTCTTCGGCGTCTGTGGTGATCGTCTCGTCCACGCCCCCGTGCATCATTCGGTCCACGACCACGATCATCGTTCTCGTCGATTCCTGGATAGTGGTGGTGAATAATCTCGTCGTTCTCGCGGATCATCAGACCGGAGTCGGGTCTCGTGTGAAGCTGTCCATCCTCATGCCAGACATCACCCATCCCGTCGAACTGGACTTCGATATCTTGGACTTCGAGCAGTTGGCCCCGGATTTCGCCATCAGGATGTTCGACAGTGTGTACGTTCGCGTACGTCTCCTCGTCTCGAATGGCGTCCACGAGTGTCTGGAACGATTCATCCTTGAACGGGCCGAGAAGGGCATCTTCTGTGATCGTGCCGTTCGCGAGAACTCCGTTGAAGGTAACTCCACCTTCGATTTCCCCAGTGAATTCTCCGCTCTCGTCTCGCTGCCCAAACAGAAACGCGACGACATCGCCGGACCCTTCACGTTTACCGGCGTGGATGTGGGCCTGGGTAATCTCCTCGAGTTCCGTAACGAGCAGTACGTAGTGAAGTTTGGTTTCGTCCTGTGAAAGGCTGAAAACAGCGGTGCCGACACCGTCACTTTCGAGCGGCGGTTCCTGTTGGTCACCGGTCATCGCGCCTGCGCTGAACAGCGCGGCTGCGTCGAAATTCTCGTCGTCCTGTGCGAACGCTACCGGTACTTGTGTGAGCGCCAGCGCGCCCGCCCCCAATTGGAGTAACTCACGTCGTTTCATCGTTAATCAGAACACGGTGATCCGTGTTCTACCCGTATTTGGCCGGAGAACGGGTTAGTCTTCGTAGGAGGATCGTGGAACAATAACGTATCATGACCAGTCGCGAATAGCAATAAGTTGGCGAACACCAACCCAACAATCAGTATTGATTATGATTCTCGATCCGTGTCGTTCTGAATCGGCCACCCTGATCGCTGACAGCTGGAAACCATCGTTTGTATATCCTGCACTGAACGGTCTGGCGCGTTTTCGGTGGGAGGACAGACCGTGCTGCGTCCGCGCCTTCTATTCAGCATATCTCGATTGAATTATAGAACTACTGTCCAAAGTGGCCCGCTGAATACAGAGGATGAGTGCAGCAGCCTGACTTCGTTCGTTCCGGGTGACCCATGCTAAGCGAGTATTTGGGAAACCTGCGAACCTAACGCTGTCATTTCTTCATCAACGTGAACCAGGGGTTGTGTGATCTGTTTATACGGCGATACTGCTGTACCGCGCAGGTAGGATTTTATCGGAGAATGGCCTACAGACGTTACGACGATAGCGAAATGGTTGTTTTCAGCTCTTCTAATACTACAGGCTCACTTTGCGGCTTCGTATCTTGTTCCGCTGGACAGAGAAGCCCAACAAGAGTTTGGCGGCCTCTTGAGGTGGGTCTGGCCCTGGAGCGATGGCGACAGTGGGCTGTTGGGCCAGCTTACGGTGTCGTCAGACTTGCCGTTTATCGGATTATTTCTCGCAATGATCGCGGCAACCCTCTTTTTCTGTGCTGCCCTCGCGGTAGTAGAGATCTGGGTTCCGTTCGGCTGGTGGAGGATACTGGCTGGGGGCGGGGTCATCCTGTCGCTCGTCTTGATGGCGGGATTTTTCGGAGCCACGAAGGTGATTCCGATGGCCATCAATGTCGTCGTTTTATGGGCCCCCGCAACCGATTGGCTCCAGCCCCCCGAGTGATGTCGATAGCTGATAAACGTGACGGCGTTACGTTTGTATCTCTACGTATCGAATTGTCCACTCGGATCTAGAACCACGATCGAACAACGCGTTCCGTTTGACGAAAGGGATTCTTCACGGGACCGACTCCACCGCTTCCGGGAGATCGTCGGGCTGTTTCCACGTGATGACCCGTTCGCTGACCGCCGCCTCGAGCGCAGCCAGGTGAGAGGCTGCCATCCCGTTGTCGTAGCGCTCGCGCATCTCTTCGTCGCTCTCGTAGATGCGCTTCAGCATCCAGAACGCGTTCCGAACGGCCGTCTGGTAGTGGTAGAGATAGCCGAGTTCCCAGACGTGGCCGCCGTCGTAGTCCTCGAGGACGCCCACGATGGACGACGACATCTCGGAGAGGATGTCGAACGCGGGGGCCCACAGATCCAGTTCGTCGCCGGTGAAG
This region includes:
- a CDS encoding alpha-ketoacid dehydrogenase subunit beta; protein product: MGERLRMIEAVRETLREELERDDGVVVYGEDVARAGGVFRATEGLADDYPDRVFDAPVAEAGIVGVGVGLAATGMRPVPEIQFQSFLYQGFHQLAQHVARIRSRTRGTISCPMTIRMPYGGGIHALELHSESFEAGFAHIPGLQVVFPSSPAETKGLLTSAIRSPDPVVFMEPTRLYRSFREEVPDDHEIPLGEARVAEAGDDVTVIAWGSMLRETLDAVEEIDASVEVVDPRTLYPLDTETITDSVKKTGRCVVVHEAPQTGGMAGEITSRVNEEAFLYLEAPVERVTGYDVPVPLFAREDAYVPDADRIETGIRNALEFS
- the pdhA gene encoding pyruvate dehydrogenase (acetyl-transferring) E1 component subunit alpha is translated as MPEEERAQFTIRSVQVLSEDESVDEELVPSLSDEQLLELYEQMKRSRRLDERAVSLQRRGELGTYAPAIGQEAAQIGSAFAMAEDDWIVPSFREQPALLTRGTPPHRILQYALGMEEGAEIPGGEGALPPAIPVGSQPLHAVGVGWGEALQGRSNVAVTYFGDGATSEGDVYEALNIAGVYDAQTVFVCQNNRYAISTRLEKQTDAETLAQKAIAAGIEGIQVDGNDVLGVYRVVQDAIESARNGNPVMVEALTYRRSMHTTSDDPSVYRESEEETEWEARDPIVRFQVYLENRGLLDEETKATIDDRVESEIAEAIDLAKEGREEIDPADMFRHVYAEMPPELERQYEAFGGEVDG
- a CDS encoding DMT family transporter, whose product is MDDETVGIALVLTSAIGFGTLGIFGILAAEEGLSIPTVLALRFSLATVVVWTFLWLRGRFRVLLGRPLAIALALGGIGYATQSGLYFLGLEFMTAGMVAIVLYTYPAFVVCIVAITNPDRVTTVVLLALGLSIGGVALITGADPAGVDPRGVAIVLGAALAYSLYIVVSQRALTTVDAEILTAFVLPAAAVTFVGFGAGTNALAMPGSATAWGVALAIAIFATVVPVLTFFAGIAKIGASRASIISTAEPGVTVALGALVLGEPVTIVTIVGGTLVVTGVILIQREDA
- a CDS encoding CHRD domain-containing protein; translated protein: MKRRELLQLGAGALALTQVPVAFAQDDENFDAAALFSAGAMTGDQQEPPLESDGVGTAVFSLSQDETKLHYVLLVTELEEITQAHIHAGKREGSGDVVAFLFGQRDESGEFTGEIEGGVTFNGVLANGTITEDALLGPFKDESFQTLVDAIRDEETYANVHTVEHPDGEIRGQLLEVQDIEVQFDGMGDVWHEDGQLHTRPDSGLMIRENDEIIHHHYPGIDENDDRGRGPNDARGRGRDDHHRRRRSDDSADEEE
- a CDS encoding aminopeptidase, giving the protein MKGGDDGVDEGSYIDGVDPERLNEEERLNPTPEQHERLKNGLHGELFTDIRRADRRYLVIGRGSGAPGERRQKVCDLLDERRAAIAFRLEDFGFTGDELDLWAPAFDILSEMSSSIVGVLEDYDGGHVWELGYLYHYQTAVRNAFWMLKRIYESDEEMRERYDNGMAASHLAALEAAVSERVITWKQPDDLPEAVESVP